From Peptoanaerobacter stomatis, one genomic window encodes:
- a CDS encoding DUF4037 domain-containing protein, translated as MNKIEELTKQAHKLWKEGKEEQMLPYLREAINLCKQENNFSKQIEILNEYAGALRLYGNYDKAVESIDEALELIKLHYDTNNIQYATTLMNKANIYREKKDYFTAEKLMLQSKEIFDKKGDKSYSYIGLLNNLSLTYQEIKDYKRAEQLQLEAISLLQGNAQYNVPLAISYNNLYEIQKKLNKHTNAEENLIKAKDLLSKEVGEKHPLYSAVLNNLAELQVKNKNYHKALELYKNALEIVKSCYGTQSDAYLSVKSNYEYVNDLILTLEPDKIENLKIDKNYSNPSKTEKLLDKSRKFSKHVEELIYEYFPTLKNRICLALVGSGSECLYFDDELSKDHDYDLRCQLFLTDEDYISYSQKLEHIFSQYLENKVIIQTISNFYIYYTSYKNGPSTIEEYRNIPDEYLCSATNGEVFLDNLGEFSKIRQKILNYYPQDLIYKKLAYHLNNIAQSGQYNYPRLLKRNDKIACSLALSEYIKHYMQVVHILNKKYMPFYKWSFKNLKNLEILGEYTSKKLNELISSPDIEKENIIDQMCKKLVSQLNEEHFTTGKIDFLTYQANEITQNIQDENLRKEDNWIK; from the coding sequence ATGAATAAAATAGAAGAACTTACAAAACAAGCACATAAATTGTGGAAAGAAGGAAAAGAGGAGCAGATGCTCCCTTATCTTCGTGAAGCTATAAATTTGTGCAAACAGGAAAATAATTTTTCCAAGCAGATTGAAATATTAAACGAATATGCCGGTGCATTGAGATTATACGGAAATTATGATAAAGCTGTTGAGAGTATAGATGAGGCTCTTGAACTAATCAAACTTCACTATGACACAAACAACATACAATATGCAACTACGCTTATGAACAAAGCAAATATATACAGAGAAAAAAAAGACTATTTCACCGCCGAAAAATTAATGTTGCAATCAAAAGAAATATTTGACAAAAAAGGCGATAAATCTTATTCATACATAGGTCTGTTAAATAACTTATCATTAACTTATCAGGAAATAAAAGACTATAAACGCGCAGAACAGTTACAATTAGAAGCAATATCTCTTTTGCAAGGAAATGCACAGTATAATGTACCTTTGGCAATAAGTTACAACAATCTCTACGAGATACAAAAAAAATTGAATAAACATACAAACGCTGAGGAAAATCTTATAAAAGCCAAAGATTTATTATCAAAGGAAGTAGGAGAAAAACATCCCTTGTATTCGGCAGTTTTAAATAACCTTGCGGAATTACAAGTAAAAAATAAAAATTACCACAAAGCACTCGAACTTTATAAAAATGCTCTTGAAATCGTAAAAAGTTGCTATGGAACTCAAAGCGACGCATATTTATCAGTAAAAAGCAACTATGAGTATGTAAACGATTTAATTTTAACATTAGAGCCTGATAAAATAGAAAATTTAAAAATCGACAAAAACTATAGCAATCCGTCAAAAACAGAAAAATTGCTGGATAAATCAAGAAAGTTTTCAAAACACGTCGAAGAATTGATATATGAATATTTTCCTACCTTGAAAAATAGAATATGTCTTGCACTTGTAGGTTCAGGTTCAGAATGTCTGTACTTTGATGACGAACTTTCGAAAGACCACGATTATGATTTAAGATGCCAATTATTTTTGACAGATGAAGATTACATATCGTATAGTCAAAAATTAGAGCATATTTTTTCACAATATCTTGAAAACAAAGTGATTATACAAACAATAAGCAATTTTTACATATATTATACATCATACAAAAACGGTCCTTCTACAATAGAAGAATATAGAAATATACCTGATGAATACCTATGCAGCGCGACAAACGGCGAAGTATTTTTAGACAACTTAGGAGAGTTCAGCAAAATAAGGCAAAAAATATTAAATTATTATCCACAAGACTTAATATATAAAAAATTGGCATATCATCTCAATAATATAGCTCAAAGCGGTCAGTACAACTATCCGAGACTTTTAAAAAGAAATGACAAGATAGCGTGCTCACTTGCCCTATCGGAATATATAAAACATTATATGCAAGTTGTACACATACTTAATAAAAAATATATGCCGTTTTATAAATGGTCATTTAAAAATCTTAAAAATTTAGAAATATTGGGCGAATACACAAGCAAAAAGCTAAATGAACTAATAAGCTCACCTGATATTGAAAAAGAAAATATAATAGATCAAATGTGCAAAAAATTGGTATCACAGTTAAACGAAGAACATTTTACTACCGGCAAAATAGATTTTTTGACTTATCAAGCAAACGAAATAACTCAAAATATACAAGATGAAAATTTGAGAAAAGAAGATAATTGGATAAAATAA
- a CDS encoding glycyl-radical enzyme activating protein gives METVDYGAKGIVFDIQRFSIHDGPGIRTIIFLKGCPLRCRWCSNPESQKAKPELMFSRDLCIGCGKCVKVCKVNAIEPKKEYIVNKEKCTACGECALVCPAGALIMKGKEMSVEEVIKEVKKDATQYYRSGGGVTLSGGEALTQSSFAKELFKACKAQGWHTALETEGYANEEVIREVIPHVDLVLLDIKSFDSDVHLAYTGVRNELIKKNAKIIQELADTVIRIPVIPNFNASEKEITDIAKFIKTLPNIRKVHLLPYHRYGENKYKLLGRNYEMNGTEELSEEFVEKFKAIVENNGFKCVIGG, from the coding sequence ATGGAAACTGTTGATTATGGTGCAAAAGGCATTGTGTTTGATATACAAAGATTTTCTATACACGATGGACCGGGAATAAGAACGATAATCTTCCTTAAAGGATGTCCGCTGAGATGCAGATGGTGCAGTAATCCTGAATCTCAAAAGGCAAAACCTGAACTTATGTTTAGTAGAGACTTGTGTATAGGCTGTGGAAAATGTGTCAAGGTATGTAAAGTAAACGCCATAGAACCTAAAAAAGAATATATTGTAAACAAAGAAAAATGTACAGCTTGTGGTGAATGTGCTTTAGTTTGTCCTGCAGGAGCACTGATAATGAAGGGCAAAGAAATGAGCGTAGAGGAAGTTATAAAAGAAGTAAAAAAAGATGCCACACAATATTACAGATCAGGCGGAGGAGTAACACTATCAGGTGGAGAGGCACTTACACAAAGCAGTTTTGCAAAAGAATTGTTTAAAGCCTGCAAAGCGCAAGGTTGGCATACAGCTTTAGAAACTGAAGGTTATGCGAACGAAGAAGTGATAAGAGAAGTAATACCTCATGTAGATCTTGTTTTACTTGACATAAAAAGCTTTGACTCGGATGTACACTTGGCATACACAGGAGTTAGAAATGAACTTATTAAAAAAAATGCAAAGATAATACAAGAACTTGCTGATACCGTTATAAGAATACCTGTTATACCGAATTTTAATGCAAGTGAAAAAGAGATAACAGATATTGCTAAGTTTATAAAAACTCTACCTAATATAAGAAAAGTACATTTGTTGCCATACCATAGATATGGTGAAAATAAATATAAGCTTTTAGGCAGAAATTATGAGATGAATGGTACAGAGGAATTAAGTGAAGAATTTGTTGAAAAATTTAAAGCCATTGTAGAAAATAACGGTTTTAAGTGTGTTATAGGTGGTTAA
- a CDS encoding EutN/CcmL family microcompartment protein, with translation MLIAKVVGNVVATKKNDTLTGYKLMVIQPMRADLTEDGCQKVAADYVGAGIGEYVLVGSGSSVRVEEQRKSSLIDMAIIGIIDEIVV, from the coding sequence ATGCTTATAGCAAAAGTAGTTGGAAATGTTGTCGCCACTAAAAAAAATGATACTTTAACAGGATATAAATTAATGGTAATTCAACCTATGAGAGCTGACTTAACAGAAGACGGATGTCAAAAAGTGGCAGCGGATTATGTCGGTGCCGGAATAGGTGAGTATGTATTAGTAGGATCCGGCTCTTCTGTAAGAGTAGAGGAGCAAAGAAAAAGCTCATTAATCGATATGGCGATTATAGGGATAATAGACGAAATAGTTGTCTAA
- a CDS encoding aldehyde dehydrogenase encodes MKELRGVFSTVNETVQAAKSALYIYSKLCMKDRQDIIANLRQELSKHIDELAKMSQEETCMGKVEDKAVKIRLAIEQTPGVEDLETKVKTGDGGMTFFEYTAYGVACAIHPSTNPCETMINNTIGLLSAGNSVINCPHPRAMEVSKYLTDIINKVIFDVCGIENIVVTLNECMLKYIKEIMTHPDVDLIVSTGGSENARAAIACGKKVISGGAANPTFIVDETADIQKAAYCISKGASFDNNITCVGEKNIIIVDKVCEEFEEELKKNDVFYIRDVKQMLQLSKLLLTEDLLPNKLLGGKNADLILEKAGIVTNRSYKLIAVETVKIHPFVTQELLLPLISVVRVKDFDEALDVALSVEQNLKHTAGIHSSRIDRLNLAQRVLKTSIFIKNGSSLDGIGICGVGGTSFTIANVTGEGAITAKDFARKRRIALVDKFSIK; translated from the coding sequence ATGAAGGAATTGAGAGGAGTATTTTCAACTGTAAATGAAACTGTACAAGCGGCGAAAAGCGCACTATATATATATTCAAAGCTTTGTATGAAAGATAGACAAGACATAATAGCGAATTTAAGACAAGAGCTTTCAAAACATATAGACGAACTCGCCAAGATGTCACAAGAAGAAACCTGCATGGGAAAAGTCGAGGATAAAGCTGTAAAGATAAGACTTGCAATAGAGCAGACACCGGGAGTGGAAGATTTGGAAACAAAAGTAAAAACCGGCGACGGAGGTATGACGTTTTTTGAATATACAGCTTATGGAGTAGCTTGTGCAATACATCCGAGTACGAATCCATGCGAAACCATGATTAACAACACGATTGGTTTATTATCTGCAGGAAACAGTGTGATAAATTGCCCTCATCCAAGAGCGATGGAGGTTTCAAAATATTTAACGGATATAATAAATAAAGTTATATTTGATGTGTGCGGTATAGAAAATATAGTAGTAACCTTGAATGAATGTATGCTCAAATATATAAAAGAAATAATGACACATCCTGATGTGGATTTGATAGTATCAACAGGTGGTTCTGAAAATGCAAGAGCGGCTATAGCCTGCGGTAAAAAAGTAATTTCAGGAGGAGCTGCAAACCCTACATTTATAGTAGATGAAACGGCTGATATTCAAAAAGCTGCATATTGTATATCAAAAGGCGCAAGTTTTGATAATAACATAACTTGCGTAGGAGAAAAAAATATAATAATTGTTGATAAAGTATGCGAGGAATTTGAAGAAGAACTCAAAAAAAATGATGTATTTTATATAAGAGATGTAAAACAAATGCTGCAACTTTCAAAATTACTGCTCACTGAAGACTTGCTTCCAAATAAGCTTTTAGGCGGAAAGAATGCAGATTTAATATTGGAAAAAGCAGGCATAGTTACAAATAGGAGTTATAAGTTAATAGCTGTTGAAACAGTGAAGATACATCCGTTTGTTACACAAGAATTGTTATTACCTCTTATAAGCGTGGTGAGAGTAAAAGATTTTGATGAAGCTTTAGACGTTGCGCTATCGGTAGAACAAAATTTAAAACATACGGCAGGAATACATTCTTCAAGAATAGACAGATTAAATTTAGCTCAGAGAGTTCTTAAAACATCAATATTTATCAAAAACGGTTCATCATTAGATGGAATAGGCATATGCGGAGTTGGCGGTACAAGCTTTACAATAGCCAATGTTACAGGCGAAGGAGCGATTACTGCGAAAGATTTTGCAAGAAAAAGAAGAATAGCACTTGTAGATAAATTTTCTATAAAATAA
- the pduB gene encoding propanediol utilization microcompartment protein PduB, producing MDKELLERVMGQVSQELGIDNKEANKSKKANIGVTEFVGTAIGDTIGLVIASVDPLLTETMKLGKFKSIGIIGGRIGAGPQIMAVDDAVKATNTEVISVELPRDTKGGAGHGSLIYIGAEDVSDARRAVEIALETLPKYFGDVYANDAGHLEFQYTARASYCLEKTFGTPLGKSFGMVCAGPAAIGTVLADVAVKAANVEVVSYSSPSGGTSYSNEVILTFTGDSGAVRQAVKAAIDVGVKLLGTLGDVPKSTTTPYI from the coding sequence ATGGACAAGGAATTGCTAGAAAGAGTAATGGGACAAGTTTCACAAGAACTTGGAATAGATAATAAAGAAGCTAATAAGAGCAAAAAAGCTAATATAGGAGTAACAGAGTTTGTAGGAACAGCAATAGGAGATACAATAGGTCTTGTTATAGCAAGCGTAGATCCTTTACTTACAGAAACTATGAAATTAGGTAAATTTAAATCAATAGGTATAATAGGTGGAAGAATAGGAGCAGGTCCACAAATAATGGCTGTAGACGATGCGGTAAAAGCAACTAATACAGAAGTTATATCAGTGGAATTGCCAAGAGATACAAAAGGCGGAGCAGGACACGGAAGCTTGATATATATCGGAGCGGAAGATGTATCTGATGCAAGACGTGCAGTAGAAATAGCTTTAGAAACTCTTCCAAAATATTTTGGAGATGTATATGCTAATGATGCCGGCCATCTTGAATTCCAATATACAGCAAGAGCAAGCTATTGTTTGGAAAAAACATTCGGTACTCCGCTTGGAAAATCATTCGGTATGGTTTGCGCAGGACCGGCAGCTATAGGTACAGTATTAGCGGATGTGGCAGTAAAAGCGGCTAATGTTGAAGTAGTCAGCTATTCATCACCATCCGGTGGAACAAGTTACTCAAACGAGGTTATATTAACATTTACAGGAGATTCAGGAGCAGTAAGACAAGCAGTTAAAGCTGCAATAGATGTAGGTGTAAAACTACTCGGTACATTAGGAGATGTTCCTAAATCAACAACAACACCTTATATATAA
- a CDS encoding BMC domain-containing protein, with the protein MNLSIAILEFINIAEAYFILDKIIKTFTVDILKAQKICPGKFLTVFSGNTSEILDLINKFGNISVQIKSSYVTGISNETLNAISKIKNSKNIDNIGIIEVKNAVNSFIIADTLLKNFEIDILKLDFATGLFGKAVIFINGALSDITNAVNFSTDIVGSDKIINTQIISSPCDELKSLLS; encoded by the coding sequence ATGAATTTATCTATTGCAATATTAGAATTTATAAATATAGCCGAAGCTTATTTCATATTGGACAAAATAATCAAAACTTTTACGGTTGACATATTGAAGGCTCAAAAGATATGCCCGGGAAAATTTTTGACTGTTTTTTCCGGTAATACTTCGGAAATACTGGATTTAATAAATAAATTCGGAAATATTTCCGTTCAGATTAAATCTTCTTATGTAACTGGAATATCAAACGAAACTCTAAATGCCATATCAAAAATAAAAAACAGTAAGAATATAGACAACATAGGAATTATAGAAGTGAAAAATGCTGTAAATTCATTCATAATAGCAGATACTCTATTAAAAAACTTTGAAATAGATATATTAAAATTGGATTTTGCCACAGGATTATTTGGAAAAGCTGTGATATTTATAAACGGCGCATTGAGTGATATAACCAATGCAGTCAATTTTTCAACCGACATAGTAGGTTCTGACAAAATCATAAACACTCAAATAATATCTTCTCCTTGCGATGAGCTTAAATCATTGTTAAGCTGA
- a CDS encoding glycyl radical protein translates to MLEKGFSKPTERVERLRKVIINAMPQVESERACLATEAYKETEGLPAIMRRAKVVEKIFTQLPVTIREDELVVGSITINPRSTEICPEFSYDWVEKEFDTMHSRMADPFEISDKVKKDLHEAFKYWDGKTTSALADSYMSPSTKDCISNGIFTVGNYFYGGVGHVNVDYGKILKKGFRGVLEETITAMNKLDMDDPESIRKCQFYNAVIISYNAAIIFAHRYADKARELANVELNPVRKQELLQIAANCDRVPEYGARNFYEACQSFWFIQIMVQIESNGHSISPGRFDQYMYPYLKDDNIDRKFAQELVDCIWVKLNDVNKTRDEVSAQAFAGYAVFQNLCVGGQNEEGQDATNEVSYMCMEAVAHVKLPAPSFSVRVHQNSPMEFLYRACEVSRLGYGVPAFYNDEVIILALVARGVALKDARDYSIIGCVEPQAGHRTEGWHDAAFFNIAKVLEITLNNGRCNGKQLGPKTGELEELDSMEKIFDAYQKQMEYFVRHLAMADNAVDYAHMERAPLPFMSAMVDDCIKVGKSAQEGGAIYNFTGPQAFGVADSGDSLYAIKKNVFDDKKITLKELKEALEANFGVSDCIKPPCNKPVTGAMSEADVYEAVKKILASTGSIDIATLESKLTNQYPSRPVCCGEQTGKFTTIRKILQNTDSFGNDIEEVDEIAVRCGKIYCNEVDKYKNPRGGQFQAGIYPVSANVLFGKDVLALPDGRLAHEPLADGVSPRQGKDVTGPTAASNSVSKLDHAQASNGTLYNQKFTPGAVKGEQGLKNFVSIVKSYFDHKGSHVQFNVVDKQTLLNAQEHPEDNQDLIVRVAGYSAHFVTLAKEVQDDIINRTEHDM, encoded by the coding sequence ATGTTAGAAAAAGGTTTTAGCAAACCAACAGAAAGAGTTGAAAGATTAAGAAAAGTAATTATCAATGCAATGCCTCAAGTTGAATCAGAAAGAGCTTGTCTTGCAACTGAAGCATACAAGGAAACAGAAGGTCTTCCTGCAATAATGAGAAGAGCAAAAGTAGTTGAAAAAATATTTACTCAACTACCAGTAACTATAAGAGAAGATGAACTTGTAGTAGGCTCAATAACAATAAACCCAAGATCTACAGAAATATGTCCGGAATTCTCTTATGATTGGGTTGAAAAAGAATTTGATACAATGCATTCAAGAATGGCAGATCCATTTGAAATAAGTGATAAAGTTAAAAAAGATCTTCATGAAGCATTTAAATATTGGGATGGAAAAACTACAAGTGCTCTTGCAGATTCATATATGAGTCCAAGCACTAAAGATTGTATATCAAACGGTATATTCACAGTAGGAAACTATTTCTACGGTGGAGTAGGTCACGTTAACGTTGACTACGGCAAAATATTGAAAAAAGGTTTCAGAGGAGTATTGGAAGAAACTATAACTGCAATGAACAAATTGGATATGGACGATCCGGAATCAATTAGAAAATGCCAATTCTATAACGCAGTTATAATATCTTATAATGCAGCTATAATATTTGCACATAGATATGCTGACAAGGCAAGAGAACTTGCAAATGTAGAGCTTAATCCTGTAAGAAAACAAGAATTATTACAAATAGCAGCTAACTGCGATAGAGTACCTGAATATGGTGCAAGAAACTTCTACGAAGCTTGCCAATCTTTCTGGTTCATACAAATAATGGTACAAATAGAATCTAACGGTCACTCAATATCTCCTGGAAGATTTGACCAATATATGTATCCATATTTGAAAGATGATAATATAGATAGAAAATTTGCTCAAGAACTTGTAGATTGTATCTGGGTAAAATTAAACGATGTAAACAAAACTCGTGATGAAGTATCTGCACAAGCATTTGCAGGATACGCAGTATTCCAAAACCTTTGCGTAGGTGGACAAAATGAAGAAGGTCAAGATGCAACTAACGAAGTATCTTATATGTGCATGGAAGCAGTTGCACACGTTAAACTACCTGCTCCTTCATTCTCAGTTCGTGTTCACCAAAATTCTCCTATGGAATTTTTATACAGAGCTTGTGAAGTATCAAGATTAGGATATGGTGTACCGGCATTTTATAATGACGAAGTTATAATACTTGCACTCGTAGCAAGAGGCGTAGCTTTAAAAGATGCAAGAGACTACAGTATAATAGGTTGCGTTGAACCGCAAGCAGGACACAGAACAGAAGGATGGCATGATGCAGCGTTCTTTAATATAGCAAAAGTTTTAGAAATAACATTAAATAACGGAAGATGCAACGGAAAACAACTTGGACCAAAAACAGGAGAGTTGGAAGAACTTGACAGCATGGAAAAAATATTCGATGCATATCAAAAACAAATGGAATACTTTGTAAGACATTTAGCTATGGCAGATAATGCCGTTGACTATGCGCATATGGAAAGAGCTCCTCTACCATTTATGTCTGCAATGGTAGATGATTGTATAAAAGTAGGTAAATCAGCTCAAGAAGGTGGAGCAATTTACAACTTTACAGGACCTCAAGCATTTGGAGTGGCAGACTCTGGTGACTCATTATATGCAATTAAGAAAAACGTATTTGATGATAAGAAGATAACTTTAAAAGAATTAAAAGAAGCTCTTGAAGCAAACTTTGGAGTAAGCGATTGTATAAAACCTCCTTGCAATAAACCTGTTACAGGAGCTATGAGTGAAGCAGATGTATATGAAGCTGTTAAGAAAATACTTGCAAGTACAGGTTCAATAGATATAGCTACATTAGAAAGCAAATTGACAAATCAATATCCAAGCAGACCGGTATGCTGCGGTGAACAAACAGGTAAATTTACTACAATTAGAAAAATACTTCAAAACACAGACAGTTTTGGAAATGATATAGAAGAAGTTGATGAAATAGCAGTAAGATGCGGTAAAATATATTGTAATGAAGTAGATAAATATAAGAATCCGAGAGGCGGACAATTCCAAGCTGGTATATATCCTGTTTCTGCAAACGTATTGTTCGGTAAAGACGTTCTTGCTTTACCTGATGGAAGATTGGCACATGAACCGCTTGCTGACGGTGTATCTCCAAGACAAGGAAAAGACGTTACAGGCCCTACAGCTGCATCAAATTCAGTTTCAAAATTAGACCACGCTCAAGCATCAAACGGAACACTATATAATCAAAAATTCACACCTGGAGCAGTTAAAGGAGAGCAAGGACTTAAAAACTTCGTTTCAATAGTAAAAAGCTATTTCGACCATAAAGGTAGCCACGTTCAATTTAACGTAGTTGACAAGCAAACTCTTTTGAATGCACAAGAACATCCTGAAGATAATCAAGACTTGATAGTAAGAGTTGCAGGATACAGTGCACACTTCGTTACACTTGCAAAAGAAGTTCAAGATGATATCATCAACAGAACAGAACACGATATGTAA
- a CDS encoding BMC domain-containing protein, producing the protein MISDALGMVETKGLVGAIEAADAMVKAANVNLVGYEKIGSGLVTVMVRGDVGAVKAAVDAGAASAAAIGEVVSTHVIPRPHMDTERIIPHFEK; encoded by the coding sequence ATGATATCAGATGCTTTAGGAATGGTTGAAACAAAAGGTTTGGTAGGAGCGATAGAAGCAGCGGATGCTATGGTAAAAGCAGCTAATGTAAATTTAGTAGGATATGAAAAAATAGGTTCAGGACTTGTAACAGTTATGGTAAGAGGAGATGTAGGAGCTGTTAAAGCGGCAGTTGATGCAGGAGCAGCTTCAGCAGCAGCAATAGGCGAAGTTGTATCTACTCACGTTATACCAAGACCACATATGGATACAGAAAGAATTATACCTCATTTTGAAAAATAG
- a CDS encoding 1-propanol dehydrogenase PduQ — MNIINQHTKICMGKDALDILKNIKKSKILIVSDEFLVKNSMIKKITQKLDYTNKIEVFDRVKPDPSLSIVSDAIKTMVDLDATHIIGFGGGSAIDTAKGVIYFLRESKRIEHDIEFIAIPTTSGTGSEVTSVTVLTDEQKQTKHLIESDDILPDVAILDAEFTMSLPKSIIANTGIDVLTHIIEAYVAKGANEYSDALAEKSGDLLIKYLYESYSNDKNDIAREKVHIASNLAGTAFNIAGVGLNHSIAHQIGGFYHIPHGLANAILLKEVIDFNATDKAAKQRYIKFARRTGMAGDNLDDNMAFSVLKEYISVMMKLMDMPDKISKCNIDKELWDKNKTVLAKNALKDNCLKYNPKSISEKEIVAILEKIY; from the coding sequence ATGAATATAATTAATCAGCATACAAAGATATGTATGGGAAAAGATGCCTTAGACATACTTAAAAATATAAAAAAATCTAAAATTTTGATAGTATCGGATGAATTTCTTGTAAAAAATTCTATGATAAAAAAAATTACTCAAAAACTTGATTATACAAATAAAATAGAAGTTTTTGACAGGGTAAAACCTGATCCGTCTTTATCTATCGTATCTGATGCAATAAAAACCATGGTTGATCTCGATGCAACGCATATAATAGGATTTGGCGGAGGTTCAGCAATAGATACTGCAAAAGGTGTGATATATTTTTTAAGGGAATCCAAGAGGATTGAGCATGATATAGAATTTATAGCCATACCTACAACGAGCGGAACAGGTTCGGAGGTAACATCAGTAACGGTTTTGACAGATGAACAAAAACAGACGAAACATTTAATTGAATCAGACGATATATTACCGGATGTGGCAATATTGGATGCAGAATTTACCATGTCACTTCCAAAATCAATAATAGCCAATACAGGTATAGATGTACTCACACATATAATAGAAGCATATGTGGCAAAAGGAGCAAATGAATATTCAGATGCGCTTGCCGAAAAATCAGGAGATTTATTGATAAAATATCTGTATGAAAGCTATTCAAACGATAAAAATGATATTGCCAGAGAAAAGGTGCATATAGCATCGAATTTGGCAGGAACAGCGTTTAATATAGCAGGTGTGGGACTTAATCACAGCATTGCACATCAAATCGGAGGATTTTATCACATACCGCACGGACTTGCAAATGCAATATTGCTTAAAGAAGTCATAGACTTTAATGCAACAGATAAAGCTGCTAAGCAAAGGTATATAAAATTTGCAAGAAGAACAGGTATGGCAGGAGATAATTTGGATGATAATATGGCATTTAGCGTATTAAAAGAATACATAAGTGTAATGATGAAACTTATGGATATGCCTGATAAAATATCCAAGTGCAATATAGACAAAGAGCTTTGGGATAAAAATAAAACCGTTTTGGCAAAAAATGCACTCAAAGATAATTGCTTGAAATATAATCCTAAAAGTATTTCGGAAAAAGAAATAGTTGCAATTTTGGAAAAAATCTATTAA
- a CDS encoding BMC domain-containing protein: protein MKQALGMIEIKGLSTGILIADTMAKTANIRIYEIENTKGLGYMTIKAVGDVGAINSAISAAKQEAMAYGKYISSSVIPRPNDFIYDAFLKDISSEEKIEDDKEKEDVKSVEIIEEKIEETTIKEEMVEKEELETEKEETSDTTVKDEETEEIIEEKIEKIEIEETSDDKEENTKSTLKNTNNKKNKKKK from the coding sequence TTGAAACAAGCGCTTGGGATGATTGAAATTAAAGGTCTTTCAACAGGGATACTCATCGCAGATACGATGGCTAAAACAGCAAATATACGAATATATGAGATAGAAAATACAAAGGGACTTGGATATATGACAATAAAAGCTGTCGGAGATGTAGGAGCTATAAATTCAGCTATAAGTGCGGCGAAACAAGAGGCAATGGCATATGGTAAATATATAAGTTCTTCGGTTATACCACGACCTAATGATTTTATCTATGACGCTTTTTTAAAAGACATATCATCAGAAGAAAAAATAGAAGATGATAAAGAAAAAGAAGATGTAAAATCTGTAGAAATAATCGAAGAAAAAATAGAAGAAACTACTATAAAAGAGGAAATGGTTGAAAAAGAAGAATTGGAAACAGAAAAAGAAGAAACTTCAGATACAACCGTCAAAGATGAAGAAACAGAAGAAATAATTGAAGAGAAAATTGAAAAAATAGAAATAGAAGAAACATCCGATGATAAAGAGGAAAATACAAAATCAACTTTGAAAAATACAAATAACAAAAAAAATAAGAAAAAAAAATAA